One Streptosporangium sp. NBC_01495 DNA window includes the following coding sequences:
- a CDS encoding glycosyl hydrolase family 18 protein, with the protein MRRITIGSFIAAAALLVPLGIGTATAATPATATYSTTSNWGSGFEGKVVVKAGTSALTSWKVEFDLPAGTSISSSWDADLTKSGNHYTFVNKAWNGALAAGASTSFGFNGAPGGITGVLNCKLNGAACNGSGTPDPTPTPTPTVTPTVTPTPTPTPTVTPTVQPPGGKKIVGYFTQWGVYARNFHVKNLVTNGSASKLTHILYAFGNTTGGRCTIGDSYADYEKAYTADQSVDGVADTWDQPLRGNFNQLRELKRAYPNIKVIWSFGGWTWSGGFTQAAQNPAAFADSCYNLVEDPRWADVFDGIDIDWEYPNACGLTCDSSGPNAFKNVISALRTKFGPNALVTAATTADGSNGGKIDVADYAGAINNLNWLMPMTYDYFGAFNAQGPTAPHSPLTSYPGIPTAGFNSDAAIQKFKSKGIPASKLLLGIGFYGRGWTGVTQAAPGGSATGAAQGTYEAGNEDYKVLKTKCPPTGTVGGTAYAFCNGNWWSYDTPATITGKMTYAKNQGLGGAFFWETSGDTTNGELITAISNGLK; encoded by the coding sequence TTGCGACGAATTACCATCGGCTCCTTCATTGCGGCAGCGGCGCTGCTGGTTCCCCTGGGGATCGGCACAGCGACGGCCGCCACACCCGCCACCGCGACCTACTCGACGACTTCGAACTGGGGTTCCGGCTTCGAGGGCAAGGTCGTCGTGAAAGCCGGGACGAGCGCGCTGACCAGTTGGAAGGTCGAGTTCGATCTCCCCGCCGGCACCTCGATCAGCTCGTCCTGGGACGCCGACCTGACGAAGAGCGGCAACCACTACACCTTCGTCAACAAGGCGTGGAACGGCGCGCTCGCGGCGGGTGCCTCGACGAGCTTCGGTTTCAACGGCGCGCCCGGTGGCATTACCGGCGTGCTGAACTGCAAGCTCAACGGCGCCGCCTGCAACGGCAGCGGCACCCCGGACCCGACCCCCACCCCGACGCCCACGGTCACTCCCACGGTCACCCCCACGCCGACCCCGACCCCGACGGTCACCCCCACCGTCCAGCCCCCCGGCGGCAAGAAGATCGTCGGATACTTCACCCAGTGGGGCGTCTACGCCCGCAACTTCCACGTGAAGAACCTGGTCACGAACGGCTCCGCGTCGAAGCTGACGCACATCCTGTACGCCTTCGGCAACACCACCGGCGGCCGGTGCACCATCGGTGACTCCTACGCCGACTACGAGAAGGCCTACACCGCGGACCAGAGCGTCGACGGCGTGGCCGACACCTGGGACCAGCCGCTGCGCGGCAACTTCAACCAGCTCCGCGAGCTGAAGAGGGCCTACCCGAACATCAAGGTCATCTGGTCCTTCGGCGGCTGGACCTGGTCCGGCGGCTTCACCCAGGCCGCGCAGAACCCGGCCGCGTTCGCCGACTCCTGCTACAACCTGGTCGAGGACCCGCGCTGGGCCGACGTGTTCGACGGCATCGACATCGACTGGGAGTACCCCAACGCCTGTGGCCTGACCTGTGACAGCAGCGGCCCGAACGCCTTCAAGAACGTCATCTCCGCGCTGCGCACCAAGTTCGGCCCCAACGCCCTCGTCACCGCGGCGACCACGGCCGACGGCTCCAACGGCGGCAAGATCGACGTCGCCGACTACGCCGGCGCCATCAACAACCTGAACTGGCTCATGCCGATGACGTACGACTACTTCGGCGCGTTCAACGCTCAGGGCCCGACGGCTCCGCACTCGCCCCTCACCTCCTACCCGGGCATCCCGACGGCGGGCTTCAACTCCGACGCGGCGATCCAGAAGTTCAAGTCCAAGGGCATCCCGGCCAGCAAGCTGCTGCTGGGCATCGGCTTCTACGGCCGCGGCTGGACCGGCGTGACCCAGGCGGCTCCCGGCGGTTCCGCCACCGGCGCGGCCCAGGGCACCTACGAGGCCGGAAACGAGGACTACAAGGTCCTCAAGACCAAGTGCCCGCCCACCGGCACCGTCGGCGGCACCGCCTACGCCTTCTGCAACGGCAACTGGTGGAGCTACGACACCCCGGCCACCATCACCGGGAAGATGACCTACGCCAAGAACCAGGGTCTGGGCGGGGCGTTCTTCTGGGAGACCAGCGGCGACACCACCAACGGTGAGCTGATCACCGCGATCTCCAACGGCCTCAAGTAA
- a CDS encoding serine hydrolase domain-containing protein — protein MGTGNGGFSEAGLRRLREVLARHVESERIPGLVALVGRGDETHVEAIGTMRHDGGAPMRRDTIFRMASTSKPVAVAAAMVLLDECRLRLDDLVEPWLPELADRRVLKRIDGPLEDTVPARRPITVRDLLTSTFGLGMDMTALGTPIMGAIFERGLTPDLPEPMPEPDEWMRRLGTLPLMYQPGERWQYHISNDLLGVLVARVTGQSFETFLRERVFAPLGMKDTGFHVPADEIDRLPTLYAPDPQSGEFVVWDEAAGGRWSRPPAFQGGGGGLVSTVDDYHAYFRMLLNGGTHGSERILSRPAVELMTTNRLTPEQQAARHAMAVNNVHVSFGQGQHGGWGFGMAVRTYRGDYAPVGQFGWDGGSGTTTYADPDNRLVGILLTQVGMSTPDSARLVHDFWTTLYQALDD, from the coding sequence ATGGGAACTGGCAACGGCGGCTTCTCCGAAGCGGGGCTGCGCAGACTGCGCGAGGTGCTGGCGCGGCATGTCGAGTCGGAGAGGATTCCCGGGCTGGTCGCCCTGGTCGGCCGGGGTGACGAGACGCATGTCGAGGCGATCGGGACGATGCGTCATGACGGTGGCGCGCCGATGCGGCGGGACACGATCTTCCGGATGGCGTCGACGTCCAAGCCGGTGGCGGTCGCGGCGGCGATGGTCCTGCTGGACGAGTGCAGGCTGCGGCTGGACGACCTGGTGGAGCCGTGGCTGCCGGAACTCGCCGACCGACGGGTGCTGAAGCGGATCGACGGCCCGCTGGAGGACACCGTGCCGGCGCGGCGGCCGATCACCGTACGGGACCTGCTGACCTCCACGTTCGGGCTCGGCATGGATATGACGGCGCTGGGCACTCCGATCATGGGCGCGATCTTCGAGCGGGGGCTCACGCCCGACCTGCCGGAGCCGATGCCCGAGCCGGACGAGTGGATGCGCCGCCTCGGCACGCTCCCGCTGATGTACCAGCCCGGAGAGCGCTGGCAGTACCACATCAGCAACGATCTCCTCGGCGTGCTCGTCGCCAGGGTCACCGGCCAGTCGTTCGAGACGTTCCTGCGCGAACGCGTCTTCGCCCCTTTGGGCATGAAGGACACCGGTTTCCACGTGCCCGCCGACGAGATCGACCGGCTGCCGACCCTCTACGCCCCCGACCCGCAAAGCGGAGAGTTCGTCGTGTGGGACGAGGCCGCGGGCGGGCGGTGGAGCCGGCCTCCGGCGTTCCAGGGCGGCGGCGGCGGGCTGGTCTCCACCGTCGACGACTATCACGCCTACTTCCGGATGCTGCTGAACGGCGGAACGCACGGGAGCGAGCGGATCCTGTCCCGGCCCGCCGTCGAGCTGATGACCACCAACCGCCTCACGCCCGAGCAGCAGGCCGCCCGACACGCCATGGCCGTCAACAACGTCCACGTGTCGTTCGGTCAGGGGCAGCACGGCGGCTGGGGTTTCGGGATGGCGGTGCGCACCTACCGCGGCGACTACGCGCCCGTCGGCCAGTTCGGCTGGGACGGCGGAAGCGGCACCACCACCTACGCCGACCCGGACAACCGGCTCGTCGGCATCCTGCTCACCCAGGTCGGGATGTCCACCCCGGATTCGGCGCGGCTCGTCCACGACTTCTGGACCACGCTCTACCAGGCACTCGACGACTGA
- a CDS encoding S8 family peptidase, translating into MRLRAVVAMALVLTIAPAVPALAENPPAPPAISASESPPATPGDGTGGTGGQETPATPAPPPADATPPAPLPKLEAGLADDDGARVIVELAAPAEAAPVAGEARQLPDAEVVLEPADTSFIVVEGTGESLAKLAEDPRVLSIRRDRTYSSTALNSGSSGSLATSLQVIGADKVHAAGTKGQGQTIAIIDTGIDAAHPDFGGKVVEQACFSATDEGAQSLCPNGQTSDPGSADAKTPACVHEGVNLCDHGTHVAGIAHAVAPDADIVAIQVFSRINDCADEGGVCLTAFESTILLALEHVAKLKEGGRNIAAVNLSLGGGLYEGTCDAEPELAAMKSRIDDLRAKGVAVVAAAGNEGVIGAGAPGCFSGPVTVGATGDDDSVPYWSNHGSVLDLFAPGLEIDSAVPGGGHQVYSGTSMSTPFVTGALALVAQKAPSTPDAMAEQLKKAGRPITYGEVTTPRLDLNAAIAGGTPGPPVTQTPPVGEEPPSGSDDPTEEPTEDPSEEPSEEPSPEPSSGPSPSATPSDPVPTPVPLPTVTITVTVTVPPTAAPAVCTRGKSTKTLSAAQWAVEVTRGKGKITDATLGCYLGLVTKASKVFAEVTPAATLGGAYRVLKPAKKTAKAKLESELLAAWLNWANGGVNFTAKITEKTTLKTVLTSVEKARLKGDSPAVSTSMLKKQVNARRTA; encoded by the coding sequence GTGCGACTTCGAGCTGTCGTGGCCATGGCGTTGGTTCTCACCATCGCGCCCGCGGTACCCGCCCTCGCCGAGAACCCACCGGCGCCTCCAGCGATCTCCGCGAGCGAGAGCCCACCGGCGACCCCGGGCGACGGAACCGGGGGAACGGGCGGTCAGGAGACGCCCGCCACACCGGCTCCACCCCCCGCCGACGCGACACCCCCCGCCCCGCTGCCGAAGCTGGAGGCGGGACTCGCCGACGACGACGGGGCCCGGGTCATCGTCGAGCTGGCGGCCCCCGCCGAGGCGGCGCCGGTGGCCGGGGAGGCACGGCAGCTGCCCGACGCCGAGGTCGTCCTCGAACCCGCGGACACCTCGTTCATCGTGGTCGAGGGCACCGGTGAGTCGCTCGCCAAGCTGGCCGAGGACCCGCGCGTCCTCTCCATTCGCCGCGACCGCACGTACTCCTCCACCGCGCTGAACTCAGGTTCCTCCGGGTCGCTGGCCACGAGCCTGCAGGTGATCGGCGCGGACAAGGTGCACGCCGCCGGGACCAAGGGCCAGGGCCAGACGATCGCGATCATCGACACCGGGATCGACGCCGCCCACCCCGACTTCGGGGGCAAGGTCGTGGAGCAGGCCTGCTTCTCCGCGACGGACGAGGGCGCGCAGTCCCTGTGCCCCAACGGGCAGACGAGCGACCCGGGATCCGCCGACGCGAAGACCCCCGCCTGCGTCCACGAGGGGGTCAACCTGTGTGACCACGGCACCCACGTGGCGGGGATCGCCCACGCCGTGGCGCCCGACGCGGACATCGTGGCGATCCAGGTCTTCAGCAGGATCAACGACTGCGCCGACGAGGGCGGGGTCTGCCTGACCGCGTTCGAGTCCACGATCCTGCTCGCCCTGGAACACGTCGCGAAGCTCAAGGAGGGCGGCAGGAACATCGCCGCGGTGAACCTCAGCCTCGGCGGCGGCCTCTACGAGGGAACGTGTGACGCCGAACCCGAACTGGCGGCGATGAAGAGCCGGATCGACGACCTCCGCGCCAAGGGTGTGGCCGTCGTGGCCGCCGCGGGGAACGAGGGCGTAATCGGCGCCGGGGCGCCCGGCTGCTTCTCAGGCCCGGTGACGGTCGGCGCGACGGGCGACGACGACAGCGTCCCCTACTGGTCCAACCACGGCTCCGTGCTCGACCTCTTCGCCCCCGGCCTTGAGATCGACTCCGCGGTGCCCGGCGGCGGCCACCAGGTCTACAGCGGGACCTCGATGTCCACCCCGTTCGTCACCGGCGCCCTGGCGCTGGTGGCCCAGAAGGCCCCGAGCACCCCGGACGCGATGGCCGAGCAGCTCAAGAAGGCGGGCCGCCCGATCACCTACGGCGAGGTGACCACCCCGCGTCTCGACCTGAACGCCGCGATCGCCGGGGGCACCCCCGGTCCTCCCGTCACCCAGACTCCCCCCGTCGGCGAGGAGCCCCCCTCCGGCTCCGACGACCCGACCGAGGAACCGACCGAGGACCCCTCGGAGGAGCCCTCCGAGGAGCCCAGCCCCGAGCCCAGCTCGGGCCCCTCCCCGTCGGCCACGCCGAGCGACCCGGTGCCGACGCCGGTCCCGCTGCCGACGGTGACGATCACCGTGACCGTGACCGTCCCCCCGACGGCGGCGCCCGCGGTGTGCACGCGTGGCAAGTCCACGAAGACGCTGAGCGCAGCGCAGTGGGCGGTGGAGGTCACCCGGGGCAAGGGGAAGATCACGGACGCGACGCTCGGCTGCTACCTCGGCCTGGTGACCAAGGCCAGCAAGGTCTTCGCCGAGGTCACGCCCGCCGCCACCCTGGGCGGCGCGTACCGGGTGCTCAAGCCCGCCAAGAAGACGGCGAAGGCCAAGCTGGAGAGCGAACTGCTGGCCGCCTGGCTGAACTGGGCGAACGGCGGCGTGAACTTCACCGCGAAGATCACGGAGAAGACCACGCTGAAGACGGTCCTCACCTCGGTGGAGAAGGCACGCCTGAAGGGCGACTCCCCCGCCGTGTCCACCTCGATGCTCAAGAAGCAGGTGAACGCCCGCCGGACCGCGTAG
- the glgB gene encoding 1,4-alpha-glucan branching protein GlgB → MNAHLDLDRLAGGAHHDPHSILGSHLGPEGVTIRTLRPLAQKVQALVDGRTHDMRHVAHGVFAVTLPGLDKIPDYRLRITYAGAEPYETGDPYRHWPTLGEVDLHLIGEGRHERLWEVLGARVMRHEDVDGTAFAVWAPNARGVRVIGDFNHWDGGAYPMRSLGRSGVWELFVPGLGPGDRYKFSVLGADGVWRAKADPMARRTELPPATASVIEKSEYAWRDDEWMRRRAAGDALREAMSVYEVHLGSWRPGLSYRELAVELVDYVVDLGFTHVELMPVAEHPFGGSWGYQVTSYYAPTSRFGSPDDFRHLVDSLHEAGIGVLVDWVPAHFPMDDWALARFDGTPLYEHADPARGEHPEWGTYIFDFGRREVRNFLVANAVYWLREFHVDGLRVDAVASMLYLDYSRREGEWTPNEYGGRENLDAVAFLKEMNAVAYREAPGIVTVAEESTAWPGVSRPVHLGGLGFGFKWNMGWMHDTLAYLKHEPVFRQYHHHQMTFSLMYAYSENFVLPLSHDEVVHGKGSLLGKMPGDEWQRFANLRALFAFMWAHPGKQLLFMGGEFGQGSEWSEERGLDWWVLDFDGHKGVQRLVRDLNRVYKESPALWSVDASPDGFRWIDADDALGNVFSFLRHAEDGSVVACVANFSGAPHEDYRLGLPFPGAWEEVLNTDAYDYAGSGVGNLGTIEASEEPRHGLPYSATMRVPPLGTLWLRHPGALEPAADERTARIVQATEQEVVRERLEIVREAPAAGGPEERREAEPA, encoded by the coding sequence ATGAACGCGCACTTGGACCTGGACCGGCTCGCGGGCGGAGCGCACCACGATCCGCACTCGATCCTCGGGTCGCACCTGGGTCCCGAGGGCGTGACGATCCGGACGCTGCGACCGCTGGCGCAGAAGGTCCAGGCGCTCGTGGACGGCAGGACCCACGACATGAGACACGTGGCCCACGGTGTGTTCGCGGTGACCCTGCCCGGATTGGACAAGATCCCCGACTACCGGCTCCGGATCACCTACGCCGGCGCCGAGCCGTACGAGACCGGCGACCCCTACCGGCACTGGCCCACGCTGGGCGAGGTGGACCTGCACCTCATCGGCGAGGGGCGCCACGAGCGGCTCTGGGAGGTCCTCGGCGCGCGGGTCATGCGGCACGAGGACGTGGACGGCACGGCCTTCGCCGTGTGGGCGCCCAACGCCCGCGGCGTCCGGGTCATCGGCGACTTCAACCACTGGGACGGCGGCGCGTACCCCATGCGCTCGCTCGGCAGGTCGGGCGTGTGGGAGCTCTTCGTCCCCGGTCTCGGCCCCGGCGACCGCTACAAGTTCAGCGTCCTCGGCGCCGACGGGGTCTGGCGGGCCAAGGCCGACCCGATGGCCCGGCGCACCGAGCTGCCGCCCGCGACCGCGTCGGTGATCGAGAAGTCGGAGTACGCCTGGCGGGACGACGAGTGGATGCGGCGCCGCGCGGCCGGGGACGCCCTGCGGGAGGCGATGAGCGTCTACGAGGTGCACCTCGGCTCGTGGCGGCCCGGCCTGTCGTACCGGGAACTCGCCGTCGAGCTGGTCGACTACGTGGTGGACCTGGGGTTCACGCACGTGGAGCTGATGCCGGTGGCCGAGCACCCGTTCGGCGGCTCCTGGGGTTACCAGGTGACGTCCTACTACGCCCCGACGTCCCGCTTCGGCTCCCCCGACGACTTCCGCCACCTGGTCGACAGCCTGCACGAGGCGGGCATCGGGGTGCTGGTCGACTGGGTGCCCGCGCACTTCCCGATGGACGACTGGGCACTGGCCAGGTTCGACGGCACCCCGCTGTACGAGCACGCCGACCCCGCGCGGGGCGAGCACCCCGAGTGGGGCACCTACATCTTCGACTTCGGCCGCAGGGAGGTGCGCAACTTCCTGGTCGCCAACGCGGTGTACTGGCTGCGCGAGTTCCACGTCGACGGGCTGCGCGTCGACGCGGTCGCCTCGATGCTCTACCTCGACTACTCGCGGCGCGAGGGCGAGTGGACGCCCAACGAGTACGGCGGCCGGGAGAACCTCGACGCGGTCGCGTTCCTCAAGGAGATGAACGCGGTCGCCTACCGGGAGGCGCCGGGCATCGTCACCGTCGCCGAGGAGTCGACCGCGTGGCCGGGCGTCTCCCGTCCGGTGCATCTGGGCGGGCTCGGCTTCGGATTCAAGTGGAACATGGGCTGGATGCACGACACGCTCGCGTACCTCAAGCACGAGCCGGTCTTCCGCCAGTACCACCACCACCAGATGACGTTCTCACTGATGTACGCGTACTCGGAGAACTTCGTGCTGCCGCTCTCGCACGACGAGGTGGTGCACGGCAAGGGGTCGCTGCTCGGCAAGATGCCCGGCGACGAGTGGCAGCGGTTCGCGAACCTGCGGGCGCTGTTCGCCTTCATGTGGGCCCATCCCGGCAAGCAGCTGCTGTTCATGGGCGGCGAGTTCGGCCAGGGCTCGGAGTGGTCGGAGGAGCGCGGGCTCGACTGGTGGGTGCTCGACTTCGACGGGCACAAGGGGGTGCAGCGGCTGGTCCGCGACCTCAACCGGGTATACAAGGAGTCTCCGGCCCTGTGGAGCGTGGACGCCTCCCCCGACGGCTTCCGCTGGATCGACGCCGACGACGCGCTGGGCAACGTGTTCTCCTTCCTGCGCCACGCCGAGGACGGCTCGGTGGTGGCGTGCGTGGCCAACTTCTCCGGCGCGCCGCACGAGGACTACCGCCTCGGCCTGCCCTTCCCCGGCGCGTGGGAGGAGGTGCTCAACACCGACGCCTACGACTACGCGGGCAGCGGTGTGGGCAACCTCGGCACCATCGAGGCCTCCGAGGAGCCTCGGCACGGTCTCCCGTACTCCGCCACCATGCGCGTCCCGCCCCTGGGCACCCTCTGGCTGCGCCACCCGGGCGCGCTCGAACCCGCCGCGGACGAGCGCACGGCGAGGATCGTCCAGGCCACGGAGCAGGAGGTCGTACGGGAGCGGCTGGAGATCGTACGGGAAGCGCCCGCGGCCGGCGGGCCGGAGGAGCGCAGGGAGGCCGAACCGGCCTGA
- the sppA gene encoding signal peptide peptidase SppA has translation MDATKVIIDSVDRFKQRRTAPLVLELDLTEGLTDGSPPADPLSALMAMRKTSLTDVLAGLKRARKDDRVKALIVKIGTQPLGLAVVQELRQAVIHFRASGRLTVAFAETFGEFGAGTVPYYLGSAFERVYLQPSGDVGLTGVAMEQRFLRGALGKLGVEYQIGQRHEYKTAANTFTQDHMTEAHRESMGRITESVTEQVVAGIAEGRGLEPARVRELIDQGPFIGAEAVEAGLVDRLAYRDEVYDEVKESVGDSAMLLYVGRYAKALSARKLPHPGEQTVALVRGNGAIRLGRSGRSPLGGGGAMGSDTICAALRAARRDDNVKAVVFRVDSPGGSYVASDAIWREVVLTRRAGKPIVISMGDLAASGGYMVSMAADAIVAQPGTLTGSIGVFGGKAVIGGLLEKIGVSSETVGEGANAGMFSPTNAFSEAQWARVNAWLDRVYDDFVNKVAEGRGLSRERAHELAKGRVWTGADALEGGLVDELGGLEDALALARKKAGLPVDAPVRAYPKLNPLERLRPAESSEDRTAATAQVRLEAWGPIAHLAGELGLPSYGPLMLPGSWTIR, from the coding sequence ATGGACGCGACCAAGGTGATCATCGACAGTGTCGACCGGTTCAAGCAGCGGCGTACCGCTCCCCTGGTTCTTGAGCTCGACCTCACCGAGGGCCTGACCGACGGCAGTCCTCCGGCGGATCCGCTGAGCGCCCTCATGGCGATGCGCAAGACGAGCCTGACCGACGTGCTGGCCGGGCTCAAGCGCGCCAGGAAGGACGACCGGGTCAAGGCGTTGATCGTCAAGATCGGCACCCAGCCGCTGGGACTCGCGGTCGTCCAGGAGCTCCGCCAGGCCGTCATCCACTTCCGGGCGTCGGGCAGGCTGACCGTCGCGTTCGCCGAGACCTTCGGCGAGTTCGGCGCGGGCACCGTCCCCTACTACCTGGGCAGCGCCTTCGAGCGGGTCTACCTCCAGCCGTCCGGCGACGTCGGGCTGACCGGCGTCGCGATGGAGCAGCGCTTCCTGCGGGGCGCGCTGGGCAAGCTCGGCGTCGAGTACCAGATCGGCCAGCGGCACGAGTACAAGACGGCCGCCAACACCTTCACCCAGGACCACATGACCGAGGCCCACCGCGAGTCGATGGGCCGCATCACCGAGTCGGTCACCGAACAGGTCGTGGCCGGAATCGCCGAGGGGCGCGGGCTCGAACCCGCCAGGGTGCGCGAGCTCATCGACCAGGGCCCGTTCATCGGCGCCGAGGCCGTCGAGGCCGGGCTCGTCGACCGGCTGGCCTACCGCGACGAGGTATACGACGAGGTCAAGGAGTCCGTCGGCGACAGCGCGATGCTGCTGTACGTCGGCCGCTACGCCAAGGCGCTGTCCGCGCGGAAGCTTCCGCACCCCGGCGAGCAGACCGTCGCGCTGGTCCGCGGCAACGGCGCGATCCGGCTCGGCCGCAGCGGCCGCAGCCCGCTGGGCGGCGGTGGCGCCATGGGCTCCGACACCATCTGCGCCGCCCTGCGCGCGGCCCGCCGCGACGACAACGTCAAGGCCGTCGTCTTCCGGGTCGACAGCCCCGGTGGCTCGTACGTGGCCTCCGACGCCATCTGGCGCGAGGTCGTGCTCACCCGCAGGGCGGGCAAGCCCATCGTGATCTCGATGGGCGACCTGGCCGCCTCCGGTGGCTACATGGTCTCGATGGCCGCCGACGCGATCGTGGCCCAGCCTGGCACGCTCACCGGCTCCATCGGCGTGTTCGGCGGCAAGGCGGTCATCGGCGGGCTGCTGGAGAAGATCGGCGTCTCCTCCGAGACCGTCGGCGAGGGCGCCAACGCCGGGATGTTCTCCCCCACCAACGCCTTCTCCGAGGCGCAGTGGGCGCGGGTCAACGCCTGGCTCGACCGGGTCTACGACGACTTCGTGAACAAGGTCGCCGAGGGTCGCGGCCTGTCCCGCGAGCGCGCCCACGAGCTGGCCAAGGGCCGGGTCTGGACCGGGGCGGACGCCCTGGAGGGCGGCCTCGTCGACGAGCTCGGCGGTCTGGAGGACGCCCTCGCCCTGGCCCGCAAGAAGGCCGGGCTGCCCGTCGACGCCCCCGTGCGCGCCTACCCCAAACTCAACCCCCTGGAGCGGCTGCGCCCCGCGGAGTCCAGCGAGGACAGGACCGCCGCCACGGCCCAGGTCCGCCTGGAGGCGTGGGGCCCGATCGCCCACCTCGCGGGCGAGCTGGGCCTGCCGTCGTACGGGCCGCTGATGCTCCCTGGCTCGTGGACGATCCGCTGA
- a CDS encoding flavin reductase family protein: MNEFVESMAQVTTGVTVVTVKDGRDDVGVTVATFTSLSLDPPLVMVSLDNVGYLNELLLRQDRWAASVLSAGQKAIASRFASVGRPGARLLLAGTPHHRGALSEALVVDGGVTALEAETVKVVPAGDHTLFIAKVLGVDYVDTSVLPLARYRSRYR, translated from the coding sequence ATGAACGAGTTCGTCGAGTCCATGGCCCAGGTGACGACCGGTGTGACGGTCGTCACGGTGAAGGACGGGCGCGACGACGTGGGGGTGACGGTCGCCACCTTCACCTCGCTGTCGCTGGACCCGCCGCTGGTGATGGTGAGCCTGGACAACGTCGGATATCTCAACGAGTTGCTGCTCCGTCAGGACCGGTGGGCCGCCAGCGTGCTGTCGGCGGGGCAGAAGGCGATCGCCAGCCGCTTCGCCAGCGTGGGCCGTCCCGGTGCCAGGTTGCTGCTCGCGGGTACGCCGCACCACCGGGGCGCGCTGAGCGAGGCCCTCGTCGTGGACGGCGGTGTGACCGCACTGGAGGCCGAGACGGTCAAGGTCGTCCCGGCCGGGGACCACACGCTGTTCATCGCCAAGGTCCTGGGGGTCGACTACGTCGACACGTCCGTTCTGCCGCTGGCCCGCTACCGGAGCCGCTACCGCTGA
- a CDS encoding GbsR/MarR family transcriptional regulator, with protein MPGGRLTGQDRQHIAAWLAEGLGYAEIGRRLGRPASTVMREVARNGGPDDYGADRAHEATRHRARRQRQAQPPASPIPDGGHGRDPQAVQDFTESFTDLLVQQGMPRMVARVMACLYVTDSGTLTAAELVQRLRVSPASVSHAVTFLEQQGLLRRERAPGGRRERYVIDDGIWLRSILAAVEMNEALVAASRRGSEILGGATPAGARFESSAELLLLVSESLRQAMEQWRQGLAARNAGRQE; from the coding sequence ATGCCCGGAGGCAGACTGACCGGCCAGGATCGACAGCACATCGCCGCGTGGCTGGCCGAGGGGCTCGGGTACGCGGAGATCGGCCGGCGCCTGGGGCGGCCCGCTTCGACCGTCATGCGCGAGGTCGCCCGGAACGGCGGGCCCGACGACTACGGGGCGGACCGGGCGCACGAGGCCACCCGGCACCGTGCGCGCCGGCAAAGGCAGGCACAGCCTCCCGCGTCACCGATCCCCGACGGCGGCCATGGGCGCGATCCCCAGGCGGTCCAGGACTTCACGGAGTCCTTCACCGATCTCCTCGTCCAGCAGGGAATGCCCCGGATGGTGGCCAGGGTGATGGCCTGCCTGTACGTCACCGACTCCGGCACCCTCACCGCCGCCGAGCTGGTCCAGCGGCTTCGCGTCAGCCCCGCGTCGGTCTCGCACGCCGTCACCTTCCTCGAACAGCAGGGACTGCTCCGGCGGGAACGAGCCCCCGGCGGGCGCCGCGAGCGCTATGTCATCGACGACGGGATCTGGCTCCGCTCCATCCTCGCGGCGGTGGAGATGAACGAGGCCCTGGTGGCCGCATCGCGGCGCGGAAGCGAGATCCTCGGGGGCGCGACCCCGGCGGGCGCCCGCTTCGAGTCCTCCGCCGAACTCCTTCTCCTCGTGAGCGAGTCCCTCCGGCAGGCCATGGAGCAGTGGCGGCAGGGCCTGGCCGCCCGGAACGCCGGGCGGCAGGAATGA